Proteins encoded by one window of Kribbella italica:
- a CDS encoding dimethylarginine dimethylaminohydrolase family protein, giving the protein MGQPLGWGRRNLMVRPDHYRIDYVINPYMSTQDQPDPKLATKQWESLRQAIVDAGGTVEVLDQRPDSPDMVYAMNVGLATADGRAMLSHMRFEPRRKESLSAADWFTTNGFTLGRTGTDGVGPHFESGDAFVFGDALVVGYGHRSEALALKHLATEWNIRVRGLRIAHEGMYHLDLPFCPVDSTHAMVYPPAFGAASRGRLEQIVPEPIVLTDEEAFAFSGNSVVVGETILMPDCSPRLREILTGLGLRVVVLDLSEFHKGGGSARCMTNPLDFDLSGIGVAGGEVILPD; this is encoded by the coding sequence ATGGGTCAGCCGCTGGGGTGGGGTCGCCGTAACCTGATGGTCCGTCCGGACCACTACCGCATCGACTACGTGATCAACCCGTACATGTCGACCCAGGACCAACCCGATCCGAAGCTGGCGACCAAGCAGTGGGAGTCGCTGCGTCAGGCGATCGTCGACGCCGGCGGCACCGTCGAGGTCCTCGACCAACGCCCGGACTCACCCGACATGGTCTACGCCATGAACGTCGGCCTTGCCACCGCCGACGGCCGCGCAATGCTCTCGCACATGCGCTTCGAGCCCCGTCGCAAGGAATCCCTCTCCGCGGCCGACTGGTTCACCACCAACGGGTTCACCCTCGGCCGAACCGGCACCGACGGCGTCGGCCCGCACTTCGAGTCCGGTGACGCGTTCGTCTTCGGCGACGCCCTGGTCGTCGGTTACGGGCACCGCTCCGAGGCACTGGCGCTCAAGCACCTGGCGACCGAGTGGAACATCCGGGTTCGCGGCCTGCGGATCGCGCACGAGGGCATGTACCACCTGGACCTGCCGTTCTGCCCGGTCGACAGCACCCACGCGATGGTCTACCCGCCGGCCTTCGGCGCGGCCAGCCGGGGCCGGCTGGAGCAGATCGTGCCGGAGCCGATCGTGCTCACCGACGAGGAGGCGTTCGCGTTCAGCGGCAACTCCGTCGTGGTCGGCGAGACGATCCTGATGCCGGACTGCTCGCCGCGGCTGCGGGAGATCCTGACCGGCCTGGGGCTGCGCGTCGTCGTGCTCGACCTGTCCGAGTTCCACAAGGGCGGCGGCTCGGCGCGGTGCATGACGAACCCGCTAGATTTCGACCTTTCCGGGATCGGTGTCGCCGGTGGAGAGGTCATTCTGCCGGACTGA